The proteins below are encoded in one region of Silene latifolia isolate original U9 population chromosome 2, ASM4854445v1, whole genome shotgun sequence:
- the LOC141640765 gene encoding uncharacterized protein LOC141640765, whose translation MGAKKRPASQRAAAAEPEHTDTQEEEVREIDPPARAVAFKYQDSPLQDLPRVISPEIVQAQKRKREDDTLAEEEGEKQPIPAQPIRSIRQVPARIDDMDDARARIDEFSAKMSNQLLSASTLESSTRVVSILTSLVTRAAELASQAREGLDAGLATACQLRDAQARVSSLEEKLDKLNRDLHTSRGNEVVLNLDWRQLRSQPGLL comes from the exons atgggagccaaaaaacgtcctGCATCCCAGAGAGCTGCTGCTGCTGAGCCTGAACACACAGACACCCAAGAGGAGGAGGTAAGGGAAATTGAccctcctgctcgtgctgtggCTTTCAAGTATCAGGATTCT CCTCTTCAAGATCTTCCCAGGGTAATTTCACCGGAGATTGTCCAGGCTCagaaaagaaagagggaagatgATACCTTGGCAGAGGAGGAAGGAGAGAAACAGCCTATCCCGGCTCAGCCaatcaggagtataaggcaagtgcctgctaggattgatgacatggatgatgcccgggctcggatagatgagttttctgcaaagatgagcaaccagctattgtctgctagtacccttgagtcgtctaccagggtggtttctattctgacttctcttgtaacaagggctgctgaacttgcttcccaggctagggag GGGTTGGATGCCGGgctggctactgcttgtcagcttagggatgcccaggccagggtttctagtttggaggaaaaactggataaacttaaccgtgacctgcacacatccaggggaaATGAAGTAGTACTCAATCTCGATTGGCGGCAGCTGAGGAGTCaaccagggctgctatag